A window from Raphanus sativus cultivar WK10039 unplaced genomic scaffold, ASM80110v3 Scaffold0060, whole genome shotgun sequence encodes these proteins:
- the LOC108845782 gene encoding transcription factor LRL3-like has translation MRKQRKTREEEMENGNGEGKGEFINKNSNGFFHETMSMLSSLPPPPLTPWDSSSLPPPPPQSLFHALTVSNQFHQPQESSGPTTTGSQDGLQQAQGPVSTTSPPVARQKPRVRARRGQATDPHSIAERLRRERIAERMKSLQELVPNTNKVLS, from the exons ATGAGGAAGCAAAGGAAgacaagagaagaagagatggaAAATGGGAATGGAGAAGGAAAGGGAGAGTTCATAAACAAAAACAGTAACGGTTTCTTCCATGAAACCATGTCAATGCtttcctctcttcctcctcctcctcttactCCCTGGGACTCATCATCTCTcccccctcctcctcctcaatcACTCTTCCACGCTCTCACCGTCTCTAACCAATTCCATCAACCACAG GAGTCTAGCGGTCCAACAACAACGGGTAGCCAAGATGGGTTGCAGCAGGCGCAAGGGCCTGTCTCAACCACGAGCCCACCTGTGGCTCGCCAAAAGCCAAGGGTGCGAGCTAGGAGAGGCCAGGCAACCGATCCTCACAGCATCGCTGAGCGG TTGAGAAGGGAACGCATTGCAGAGAGGATGAAGTCTCTCCAAGAACTGGTTCCCAACACCAACAAGGTTCTTTCATGA